TCGTGCCGACGGAGGTGCATCATCAAGAAACGTTGCGGGCACTCCGGGCGGGCAAGCATGTGCTGGTCGAGAAACCGATTGCGGCCACGGTGGCGGAAGCCGAGGAAATGACCAAACTGGCCGAAGAACTGCGGTTGAAGCTGCAGGTCGGTCACATCGAACGCTTCAATCCGGCGACTTCGGCTTTCGCTTTGCTGAAGGAGACGCCACGATTTATTGAGGGGCATCGGCTGTCGCAGTTCAGCGCTCGGGGACTGGGTGTGGCGGTAATTCTGGAGCTGATGATTCATGACATCGATCTAATTCTGAGCCTGGTGCCGGCGCCGGTGCAGGAGGTGCGAGCCTCGGCAGTGTCGGTGGTCAGCGACATGCCCGACATCGCGAATGCGCGCATCGAATTTGCGAACGGGACGGTGGCGAATTTGACGGCGTCGCGGATTTCGGTGCAGAAGATGCGCAAGCTGCGATTCTTCGCGAAGGATAACTACTTGTCGGTGGATATGCTGAAAAAGTCGGGCGAGCATTTTGTCCTGGCGCCGCTGGCCGAAGCGCAGCCGCGCGAGGGTTATTTCCCGATGCTGCAGCACGAACCGACCGGCCGCAGGATTTTGTTCCGGCAGTTGAGCTATGCCGATTACGACATGTTGACAGCGGAGATCGCCGCTTTTGTCGATGCGGTGCGCAACGACCGGCCGGTGCGAATCGGTGGCCGCGAGGGCACGGCGGCGCTGGCTCTGGCCAAACAGATCGAAGCGGCGGCTCTCGAAAGCCTGAATCGAATCCGGACATGACCAGAGTCTTTGTCGCGGCGGGAGAGGCCTCGGGCGATCTTCATGCGGCCGCGGTTTTTCGTGAACTAAAAGTCCGCTGTGCCGGGTTGGAGGTCTTCGGATTGGGTGGGGAGTTGCTGCGGGAGCAGGGGGCGGATTTACTTTACGATGTGCGCGATCTGGCCGTGGCGGGATTTTGGGAGGTAGCGAAACGGATCCTGCACTTTCGCCGCATTTTCCAGGCCACACTCGCCGCCATCGACAGCGAGCGGCCGCGTCTGGCGATCCTGGTTGATTATCCCGGAATGAATTTGCGATTGGCAGCGGAGCTGAAACGGCGCGCGATTCCGGTGGTGTACTATATCGTGCCGCAGGTCTGGGCGTGGAAGCCGGGACGGATTCAGCAGATCGAGGCCAATGTTGATCTGCTGCTGTCGATTCTGCCGTTTGAAAAGGAGCTGTTCAACCAGGCGCGGGTGCGCTGTGAATTTGTCGGGCATCCGCTGCTGGATCACATCTCCGACAGCAGCGACGGCGGGAATTTCCGCGCGCGGCGCCATATGGAAGACGATGCTCCGCTGATCGCGCTCTTGCCCGGCTCGCGTCAGACCGAGGTGACACAGCACTATCCGATCATGCTGGACGCGATGAAGCTGCTGGCGGCGGACTATTCGAATCTACGGGCGATGACGGCGGTGCGGGCGGAATTGCCGGCCGAGAGCTACAGCGAACCGGAGCGGGCAGCGGGGATTGCGCCTCAGCATGTGACTGACCAACGGTACGAATTACTGCGCAGCGTCGATGTTGCGATCGTGTCGTCGGGGACGGCAACGCTGGAAGCCGCGCTGTGCGGGCGGCCGTTTTGCGTCGTGTATCGCACCGGTTGGCTGACGTATCAGATCGCGCGACGCGTAATCAGGCTGCGGCAGGTCGGGCTGGTAAATATCGTTGCCGGAAAGCCGATTGTGCCCGAGTACTTACAGAGTGAAATGACACCGGCGAAT
This genomic window from Candidatus Zixiibacteriota bacterium contains:
- a CDS encoding Gfo/Idh/MocA family oxidoreductase; translated protein: GVFDIIPDKTKATAEANHCTACTSIEQLLELVDAVSIVVPTEVHHQETLRALRAGKHVLVEKPIAATVAEAEEMTKLAEELRLKLQVGHIERFNPATSAFALLKETPRFIEGHRLSQFSARGLGVAVILELMIHDIDLILSLVPAPVQEVRASAVSVVSDMPDIANARIEFANGTVANLTASRISVQKMRKLRFFAKDNYLSVDMLKKSGEHFVLAPLAEAQPREGYFPMLQHEPTGRRILFRQLSYADYDMLTAEIAAFVDAVRNDRPVRIGGREGTAALALAKQIEAAALESLNRIRT
- the lpxB gene encoding lipid-A-disaccharide synthase; its protein translation is MTRVFVAAGEASGDLHAAAVFRELKVRCAGLEVFGLGGELLREQGADLLYDVRDLAVAGFWEVAKRILHFRRIFQATLAAIDSERPRLAILVDYPGMNLRLAAELKRRAIPVVYYIVPQVWAWKPGRIQQIEANVDLLLSILPFEKELFNQARVRCEFVGHPLLDHISDSSDGGNFRARRHMEDDAPLIALLPGSRQTEVTQHYPIMLDAMKLLAADYSNLRAMTAVRAELPAESYSEPERAAGIAPQHVTDQRYELLRSVDVAIVSSGTATLEAALCGRPFCVVYRTGWLTYQIARRVIRLRQVGLVNIVAGKPIVPEYLQSEMTPANLAAFCRRMISDRHEAEQVATALKSVRAKLGEPGASKRAAALIAEAYCR